A stretch of the Musa acuminata AAA Group cultivar baxijiao chromosome BXJ2-7, Cavendish_Baxijiao_AAA, whole genome shotgun sequence genome encodes the following:
- the LOC135616934 gene encoding probable WRKY transcription factor 50 isoform X2: MATAALDIGGLSCSPVFLFDDAPKLCTTDEFDVSEYVAVFDESSVTESSAVAGDVYCPTDDTMMNETKRMKVGDGCRIGFRTKSEVEILDDGFKWRKYGKKSVKNSPNPRNYYRCSTEGCGVKKRVERDRDDPRFVITIYEGVHNHISPCTLCHDYAHLPFAPSASAPWGRAMAGAPTISSSWAVQPAQWLESFLQDDM; the protein is encoded by the exons ATGGCGACTGCCGCTCTGGACATCGGTGGCCTCTCCTGCTCCCCTGTCTTCCTCTTCGACGACGCTCCAAAGCTCTGCACTACCGATGAGTTCGACGTCTCCGAATACGTGGCTGTCTTCGACGAGAGCTCGGTCACGGAGTCATCAGCGGTAGCCGGCGACGTCTACTGCCCAACGGACGACACCATGAT GAACGAGACGAAGAGGATGAAGGTCGGCGACGGATGCAGGATCGGGTTCAGAACGAAGTCGGAGGTGGAGATATTGGATGATGGGTTCAAGTGGAGGAAGTACGGGAAGAAGTCGGTGAAGAACAGCCCCAATCCGAG GAACTACTACCGGTGCTCGACCGAGGGTTGCGGGGTGAAGAAGAGGGTGGAGAGGGACCGCGACGATCCGCGCTTTGTGATCACCATCTACGAAGGCGTGCACAACCACATCAGCCCATGTACGCTCTGCCACGACTACGCTCATCTCCCCTTCGCACCCTCGGCCTCCGCGCCATGGGGGAGGGCGATGGCGGGGGCGCCGACGATCTCCAGTTCATGGGCGGTGCAGCCTGCTCAGTGGTTGGAGTCGTTCCTTCAAGACGACATGTAG
- the LOC135616934 gene encoding probable WRKY transcription factor 50 isoform X1: MATAALDIGGLSCSPVFLFDDAPKLCTTDEFDVSEYVAVFDESSVTESSAVAGDVYCPTDDTMMSCRNETKRMKVGDGCRIGFRTKSEVEILDDGFKWRKYGKKSVKNSPNPRNYYRCSTEGCGVKKRVERDRDDPRFVITIYEGVHNHISPCTLCHDYAHLPFAPSASAPWGRAMAGAPTISSSWAVQPAQWLESFLQDDM, translated from the exons ATGGCGACTGCCGCTCTGGACATCGGTGGCCTCTCCTGCTCCCCTGTCTTCCTCTTCGACGACGCTCCAAAGCTCTGCACTACCGATGAGTTCGACGTCTCCGAATACGTGGCTGTCTTCGACGAGAGCTCGGTCACGGAGTCATCAGCGGTAGCCGGCGACGTCTACTGCCCAACGGACGACACCATGAT GAGCTGCAGGAACGAGACGAAGAGGATGAAGGTCGGCGACGGATGCAGGATCGGGTTCAGAACGAAGTCGGAGGTGGAGATATTGGATGATGGGTTCAAGTGGAGGAAGTACGGGAAGAAGTCGGTGAAGAACAGCCCCAATCCGAG GAACTACTACCGGTGCTCGACCGAGGGTTGCGGGGTGAAGAAGAGGGTGGAGAGGGACCGCGACGATCCGCGCTTTGTGATCACCATCTACGAAGGCGTGCACAACCACATCAGCCCATGTACGCTCTGCCACGACTACGCTCATCTCCCCTTCGCACCCTCGGCCTCCGCGCCATGGGGGAGGGCGATGGCGGGGGCGCCGACGATCTCCAGTTCATGGGCGGTGCAGCCTGCTCAGTGGTTGGAGTCGTTCCTTCAAGACGACATGTAG